CCAGATAGCGCAGACGGGCGCTTCCCGGTACAGTCGGGGCATATTGCATTCCTCGACATACCCGCTGCCGCCGAGGCATTCCATGCACTCGAAAACGAAGTGGGGCGCCCGCTTGCTGATCCAGTACTTGCCGACCGCCGTGACCATGCGCGTGAAATGGCGTGTCTCGGGGTCTTCGCGGAGGTCGTCGTAAGCTTGTGCCATGCGCATCATGAGCGTGGTCGCGGCTTCCGATTCGAGGGCGAGGTCCGCGAGCACGTTCTGCATGAGCGGCTGGTCGAGCAGGGTATTGCCGAAAGCCGCGCGATGCGCGCAGTTGTGAATCGCCTGCGTCAGCGCCTGCCGCATTACCGACGCCATACCGATGGCGCAATCGAGCCGGGTGTGATTGACCATTTCGATGATGGTAGGCACGCCGCGGCCCTCGTCGCCGACCATGCGCGCCCAGGTGTCGAGCAGTTCGACTTCGCCCGTCGCGTTCGAGCGGTTGCCGACCTTGTCCTTGAGCCGCAACATGAAGAACCGGTTTTTCGTGCCGTCCGGCAGAAACTTCGGAACGAAAAAGCAGGTGAGTCCGTTTTCCGTGTGAGCCGTAGCGAGAAACGCATCCGCCATGATGCCGGAGACGAACCATTTATGACCCGTGAGCAGGTATTCTTGTCCGGGACCTTCCGCACCGATGGGCACGGCGCGCGTGTCGTTGGCGCGTACGTCCGACCCGCCCTGTTTTTCCGTCATGGCCATGCCGATCATGCTGCCCGTTTTCTGAGACGCGGGGATAACGCGCTGGTCGTATTTGGTCGAAGTCACGCGGGGGACCCACTCGTCCGCAATCTCCGGTTGCAGGCGCAGCGCGGGCACGGACGCAAAACTCATGGTGATCGGACAGCCGACACCCGCCTCGACCTGAGAAAGGAGGTAGTGCGTGGCGGCGCGCGCGACATGTGCGCCGGCACGCGGATGGTTCCAGGGCAGCGCGTGCATTTCAGCCTTGATGCTGGCGCGCATCAGTTCATGATACGCCGGGTGGAACTCGACCTCGTCGCGGCGGTTGCCGAAACGGTCGTGGGTCTGCAGCACGGGCGAGAACCTGTTGGCGAGGTCGCCCAATTGGAGGAATTCCGCGCGGCCGATGTGTTGGCCGAAGGCGCGCA
This genomic interval from Candidatus Hydrogenedentota bacterium contains the following:
- a CDS encoding acyl-CoA dehydrogenase family protein: MLIEERQHLHQTHEVKNQPKPLENYNLYLEDQPLREAIQRHGADWMEDRLRAFGQHIGRAEFLQLGDLANRFSPVLQTHDRFGNRRDEVEFHPAYHELMRASIKAEMHALPWNHPRAGAHVARAATHYLLSQVEAGVGCPITMSFASVPALRLQPEIADEWVPRVTSTKYDQRVIPASQKTGSMIGMAMTEKQGGSDVRANDTRAVPIGAEGPGQEYLLTGHKWFVSGIMADAFLATAHTENGLTCFFVPKFLPDGTKNRFFMLRLKDKVGNRSNATGEVELLDTWARMVGDEGRGVPTIIEMVNHTRLDCAIGMASVMRQALTQAIHNCAHRAAFGNTLLDQPLMQNVLADLALESEAATTLMMRMAQAYDDLREDPETRHFTRMVTAVGKYWISKRAPHFVFECMECLGGSGYVEECNMPRLYREAPVCAIWEGSGNVISLDMLRALHKDPATLPAFLAELDHARGGDKRLDAFLDKLAGEFEDLDGAEPRARRIMEKLALALQASLLMRFAPDYVADAFIASRIAGDHGNEYGTLPKNTAFRDIIDRVRPKAE